The Melitaea cinxia chromosome 8, ilMelCinx1.1, whole genome shotgun sequence genomic interval gttacatcagaacttttgaccgtgtagaccgatttcgacaaattttgttttaatcgaaaggtggtgtgtgccaattggtcccatttaaatttatttgagatctaacaactacttttcgagttatgtctaataatgcgtttttacttgacgcttttttcgtcgacctacgttgtattataccgcataactttctactggatgtaccgattttgataattcttttttgttggaaaggggatatccctagtttggtatcatgataaggaaaccaggatctgatgatgggatcccagagaaatcgagggaaactcttgaaaatccgcaataactttttactgggtgtaccgattttgataattctttttttgttggaaagaagatatccctagtttagtaccatgataaggaaaccaggatctggtgatgggatctcaaagaaatcgagggaaactcttgaaaatccgcaataactttttactgggtgtaccgattttaataatttttaatttaatcgaaagctgatgtttgtcatgtggtcacatataaattttattgagatctgataactactttttgagtaatctttgataacgcgtagttacttgactatgttttcgtcgatctacgttgtattactcgtcgatgtaattgaagtcggttttttttcgtttgcgagcaatcacaattattattatttaaataaagaaacaaatttgttgaagtaaattttaatactcatttttttttaaatgacaaacTGTATACAGCCTTTTATCCCCAAATTCAAACAAATGATAGAGAAAGATATTGTATAGGAAAgttagttacttgactatttttttttttcgtcgatctacgttgtattactcgtcgatgtaattgaagtcggtttttttttcttttgcctgcaaacacaatttttttttgtctagtatctaagcaaaaaaaaacaagtgactattgatgttatttttcgaaatattgGTAATGTTAGCTTGTAGTCAATTGGTTTACTTGctgtgaaataatatatttgatgtaggtacctaataaaaaaaatcggctAAGGGCGAGCCGGGctcgcgcacgaagggttccgtatCATTGACTAAGTAAATAAGACTGGGTACACAAATTTCATATTGTAACCCTTCATGACGTTATCGCTGCCCGAGCGGTCGTTGCCTAGCTACTGCCGCGCACCGCGCCGCATTTACCCCACCGCAGCGCTCCCACAAGTGCCCACAACAGTTTATAAACTTCAtttgttgtatgggagccccccataaatatttattttattttgttttacgtatttgtttttaaaacggcaacagaaatacttacataatttgtggaaatttcaactgtctagctatcgcggtTCTTGAAATACAGCCTGGTGGCCAGTGGCGTGCATGAAGTTTTTAGACAGtgtaggcagtcaaaaaaaatatgaatagcCACACTGCACctactttctcgcaattttttcctaatttatttcaattttgtcgGAAATAaaggcttttagataatttcaagaacagacaagtaaattattggacacgtaaagtgcatttatacttataataatgcaggcatacaaatacacgtacagcaaccaactgatacttatcaaacaaatcagttacttGGTAGACTGTGACCTCATAAGGCCGGCACTcggataatttcgtttgtgtcaaacataggaaatcattgataacactattaattagttacgaaattgtatgcttaatgaaagtacttgtttatttattaataaatgaaaaattataacgtcattgttatttatatgttaaatcgaTAAGCCTCAAGACTTTTTAATTTGTCTGTAAAATCAAACGTGTTGAATTTGAATGCACTACATACCGTTACATGTTTCCCAAgtaaacttattaaatatattaatattttcactaataacaaaaCGCACTAACGAACAATTCATAGCGAATTACTACTATTACGAAATTACtctgtggaatgttgcgattatgcgaccgtgtcaaaaatcataatctataatataatatatataaaagcgaaaggtcactcactcatcacgaaatctccgaaactaaaccatctacaaacttgaaatttggcaggtaggtgccttataagacgtaggcatccgctaagaacggattttacgaaactcgacccctaagggggtaaaacgagggttggaagtttgtatgaaagtcctatgtttttgaagtaagagacttgaaatttaaaatgtatgctctatagatggtgaaaaggtgtccaaataatgtatctttaaaaataactcctttttggggttaaaacgggggatcgtaggttgactcactgatcacgaaatctccgaaactataatacctacaaacttgaaatttggcaggtaggcttcttatgagacttaaacatccgctaagaacggattttacgaaactcgacccctaagagggtaaaacggggtttgaaagtttgtatgaaagtcctatgtttttgaaggaagagacttgaaatttaaaatgtatgctctatagatggtgaggaggtgtccaaataatgcatcgtaatctatatatatataaaagagaaagttcACTTATCATGAGAACTCAATGaccactggatggtccatccatccaggatggacaaagatgaaatttggcagggaggtagattatagttagtagacgtccgctaagaacggattttgcgatattccaccgcttaggggatttaattggggttgatagtttgtatgaaacatatacagcagctataagttcgcctgataggttatttatactgcagcctgaaaataaaactaaaaatgtggtgtatagagaggtgttataaaaataactattaaattatactaaattgcaccttttaaaaagttactcagtgtgataagcacttcaaatgactgaaataaaaaaataatttgcgttaaacatcttaatagtaatgcatatcttcataaccacgctaacgtagtcgcgggtgacagttagtgtattataaaacaaagtccccaaaagaaTATGTGAgcgattccttcaaaatctactgaacggattttcatgcggtttcaccaatggagagagggcttcaagaggaaggtttacagaacggctaagccgattttgatgatagtttcactggaagtttgctgggaaaatttgtgacacactgatttctacgcgggcgaagccgcgggcacagctagttattgatataaacggtatcgaattcaagacaatttgatttgacaggttattcttaggctgtgcctactctcattgttaaaccgaccaatgttaaaaacacaatactttgttcgtattccatatgacgcgcgacattataaaattgtaggattatataatgtcctactgtcattgctaacattttgttagcgattgtaggcagaagtttcataaaaggcccgttgtcgattcgcgcgaagcgctgatatctgatatgatttaaattgaattacggtttatgtctttttcaaaaatatgtgatgttcatgttttatatatcatttttattaaaatgacaagGTAAGCAGTGCCTGTCTGCCTATATGGAATGCACGCTACGGCTGGTGGCAGACGGACGgtcggacggacggacagacagcgaagttTTAGTAATAGGATCCcatttttaccctttgggtacggaaccctaaaaatgatttaattcaTGTACAGATATATATTGTTGGATGATAAGTTTTTTGatgtgcaaataaaaatatcccatAAAATATTAGTGGAGATTTAAGTGGCCCTCAACAGCCTCAACCTCTTTAGTAAGACCTCAAGTAAGCTCTTCAGGCAACATTGACTCTGTTACATACAATACACTGTTACGAGtgattcatttatattatagtcATAGATAGGCCATAACACCAATTTTCATTAATACCAGTGTTTTGAGTAATCCCAACAACAAGTATGTaacacataaattaatatttcagagataaacttaatattttcgttttatattGAAGAACGTCACTAAGCTCCTATATCGCCAATTGTATCCCACGACGATCACAGAATCGTTCGAGTtttgtttttactaaaataagtaGTTTCAGTAATTGTAATATTACCTAATAAATTAAGCAATGTTGTTTTATAAGctttgtatttgtttatttacattatatatatatagagtttGCTtacattaaaaagataaaaagttACACACCCTATTACGATTAAACAGACTACAGATCTCTGACAAAAATAATGAACTAACGGCTTTGTTTTAACGCACAGAACAAGTTGTCAAATATAGAATCAATAGCCTGAGTTGGAGGTTAAGAAGGAACCTTCTAGCAGCTCCACGATATTGTagtaaaagtacaaaaaaaacgaGTGAGCTTTAGActacatgactgaagtaaaacttctttagcttaAGTTATATCTCCTTagccatctaacttatatctccctgtCAACTaacgttcgcctcgcccgatacacttacttttcataacgctctcgtcacgcattcggcagaaattttacttcacaAATTCTTGAATTTGTAGTTATTTggttgaaaacattattatatatagaactATGATACAAGAGAGTGAAAGGACGTTGTAGAAGACAAATTAGATGCTAAACACCATACCCCTATTCCCGTCATGTAAGCTAATGTTAGTAATGCGGTGCACGCGCGGCTTTCACTGCGGTCGCGTCAAATGTACGTATCCTGGTAATCTGTCTACTGATCATATTTCTTACTAATTCCGTAGCCAAAATTGTTTCcttaaaagcaatatttttttttacttgtgtgCTAAATAAGTTGTAGTTTTACTTAGTTCCGAAAAAATGTACAGTCTTTTATAGTTCGTAAATGCAGTAGATTTGCTGTTGATTATATAGGTAAGTATGtatcacaaatattattataaaacatattttcatttaaaatattctgaGGTCAATGACGCAAAAAGAATCCTTTGTAGATGGCCCGCTGGTAGttaacacaaatttttaatcattatacaCGATAAATACGTTTTTCCATAATAAGTAATCGAGGTCACGTAATTCGCATACATAATCAAAGAGGATGGTTATAATGTTAAATTAGTCCGTCTTTCTTCCTGCCACGCCGCCCGGTATTTTAACGAGCGCGTTGCGTGCCAAAAAAATTCTTGTCAATCCACCATCGCTCTGATTGCATGAAATGGGTGTTATTAAAcactgaatttttaatttttaaccgacttccaaaaaaggaggaggttctcaattcgactgtatttttttttttttttttttttttttttttttttttttttttttttttttatgtatgttacatcagaacttttgaccgggtagaccgatttcgacaaattttgttttaatcgaaaagtggtgtgtgccaattggtcccatttaaatttatttgagatctaacaactacttttcgagttatatctaataatgcgtttttacttgatgcttttttcgtcgacctacgttgtattataccgcataactttctactggatgtaccgattttgataattctttttttgttggaaagggcataaccctagtttggtaccgtgataagaaaaccaggatctgatgatgggatcccagagaaatcgagagaaactctcaaaaatccgcaatagctttttactaggtgtaccgatttttatgactttgaatttaatcgaaagccaatgtttatcatgtgatcacatttgaatttcatcgagatctgataaatactttttgagtaatctttgatgacgcgtagttgcttgactattttttcgtcgatctacgttgtattacttgtcgatgtaattgaagtcggtttttttttcgtttgcgagcaaacacaattatttttttttttatttacgttcaTTTAATGTTCAGTTAATGTAACTATTGCACACTATTATGTTTTATGTTAtacttaattatgtttttttttttaccaaattatgttacttttagttttaatatgcCTAACTGTACCTAGCATTTCTAAAATACCTATTTATTATCATGTGATTAAGagaatcgcttcagcctgtaatatcccactattgggcataggcgtctttccctatgtaggggaagtatcagagcttaatccaccacgctgctccaatgcgggttggcggatatattccctactatgagtaacgatcgctatcaggcgtagatgataacaaccgggacggagggcttaacgtgccctccgaggcacggtggggagacccataaggactgcagaaacacccagaccacagcaaacacctgtatggccaatacaaatgtttgtcatgtgtgaggatcgaacccgcaaccgccagcgcaacaagcacaatccatagctgtgaccgttgcaccaacgcgccGCGGATTAAGAGAATATTTATGGTTTACGATCAATATTGTAAAAACTACATTTATGCACATTCTTATAGACCtacatacttatattttacaatatagtaGTTATATTAGTACAAGTCACAGTATTAATAGAGATTTAATTTTAGGCAAATAAACCAGTTCTTATACTACGTATTCTTCGTAATTGTATCATAATTAGAGAGAATAAGGAAGGTATGTGtaactgaaaaataaatctGACATACACATAacgttcaaataataaaaatatttttcgccAATAATAGCTGTAGGACTATTTCGCAATTTCTTCTTTTAAACTTCTTCATAGTTAATTTACTAATGCATTTCATTCATCGGTGTGATGTGTTGATATGGgtcgataaaatattaattaaattgttgtgAAACTAGACATAAGTATAACAATGTTATGCATCATGTGTTTAAGCATCCCAAACCACGACAAATATAATTACGATGACTGTCAGACATTTGTCAGTTGAGGTGATCGTGTCTTCAACAAAAAGCGTATCATCCAACTACATGTGACTAATGCGACGATCAGTCTTTCGTTCATaggaaattcgaccataattacaaatttaaattaaacaaaacaaaaaaaaatcatgaacataaaagacattttttttaaatgttcaatttgactacatactttgacaatcaacaaaagagtatgtgtgtgtcaaatacatggtagtgtgtgtaatgtattttttattgatttaatatagttttatactcaattaaaaaaaaaacattctgtactccttctctatataaattataagtgtacgaaattacatactcctccgtccgcgcaattctCGGAAAATGGGCTActaagtttttgtttcacgtattaatatatagaagattctCTAGCTTATTAGCAACATTCATTATGATCTAATCTCGAGAAACAATAAGAAACTTAAGAttcttaaatgtttaaatatttataactttgtaatttatgaaaaaatgaCTAATTATTCTAACAGCGGtgaaaaacgttattttttaaatcttatcaGAACTTGAATTACTATGACCTTCGGTTTCAATCGATGGATTTTATGCATTAGGCTAAGTTTGTGTGCAAATCTTATAtaagtttctatttttttaaatgatgtttttctttttacagaAACAGAGTAAAATGTTGCTGCACCCcatacttttgtttttaattttcgttaAAGCGGAATCTGGGCGTATAGGAAAACTTTCAAAACAGCCAACAAATGCGTCCCGTAAGTTGAAAACGATGCATAAttcatattgttatttatttagatatatatatgtataacctattgcaattttttttccagATCTGAcagaaaacttaaatttaaacggTATTGCTTCAATATTGTCACCTCGAATGGACTTCGATCAGTGGAAACCATTAACAGGACGTGGAGACCCTCTACGTAATGATCCAACGTACGATTATGAACCTCCCATTCTCGAAAAAGTTCATTATTGGGCGGATGAAATTCACTCTCAACGCGAAAAATATCCAGAGAAAAAATCTGAGGTCTTAGTGCTAGGTGTATCTTCTCGAAAACCAAGCGCTGCTGCAAGACCTGTACCTCCTGTTAGAAGGTTACCTCCACCACCTAAATTTCCCTCTAAATACGAAGATTTCTCTTACAAATTTAGCGATCACTATCCGATGACGATACTGGTTCCACCTCCACCGCCGCCTCACGATTATCAACACGCACATTTTGTAGAAGATAAATTACTATTGCATACTACACCTCCCAAGCAACATGACACAACTGTAACCTTCAAAGACACAACAACATCACCAGAAATATTGTCGTCTTTCGCTCTTCAAGAATCAAATCTTATTTATCAATCTTCCACAACCAAACAAAACTGGTataataactacaataaaactaCAAACTTACCAAACAATACGGTAAGTAGTGACTATGCAGGATGGGGTCCGACGACACCTTTTGACGATATAAACGAGGCCCACAATATTATATCTTATACCGATAGTTATAACAAcgacattacaaaacaaacccTCTCTTATTATAAGCCTGTGTTATCTGAGGCTCCACCACCACCACAAGCATCATCGCACTTTGTTGCATTGCCTACATTTTTACCTACGGTTCTACCACCAACACTTTTTACAGTTGGTAACATACGAAGTACTTTGCAGCCTACCGAAGCGACTTCAGAAATGTCTACAGACGCTATAACCAGCTACATTGAAACGTCTACAGAGAACGTCAATGATGTTTTTGCTCAAACCACAGAAGAATCGTTACccaaaataaaaccaaatataATTGACATGTTAGGTTCAATGATATCAATGCCTATGGTTACGGATCCAAATAGACCAGAAGATAATTTGTACGCTCATGCATCAGACtctatacacatatataagtCGCCACCCGCTGAAGATTCTATTAATTTAGAAGTAATGCAAACTATGCAACCTCCGCCACCTGTGAAATCATCAGAAAGTTCAACAGCACCTCCACGAAAACAGTTTCAATTCAATCCTCACATTCTAAATAACCTACTTAATGAAAAACCGATGACGCATACACATGATCCATACTTACATATGCGTTTCACCACACCAATTTCGACTACGTTAAAGatttcacaaaatattaaacCTACAACCGAAGCTCCGTCTATACCTTCGTACTTAATTATACAAGGGCACTCTAAAGTTAAAACATACGGATCCAAACCAAAACCAGATAATAGTGGCACTCAAAATGAAATATCAGATCCGAATGAGACTAATGAAGTTAAGCACTTACATCCGCTTAAAGACAAAGATACAAAGAAATccgacaaaaacaaaataaatagggTCAGTAGAGcgcaaaatttaaaatcattaatagaCATTGGTTTGGGTTCAATAGAAATACAAGAAACTGATTTAGGTATTAAATACGATGTAAGTGATGGCAGTGAAGTACCAGTGGAAATATATAAGAAGGGCATAATCATAGATAGTGATGAAAATAATTACTCAAATAAAATCCAAGAAGAAAAGCGAAGTAAAAGGTAAACCACAAGtttaaattatatgataaaaaatacagtatataAAATCgtaagtaaagaaataaaatcttaataaataatgtacaacAGCAACGAACTCATTCTTAGTTAACAAACATGGTGATTGACGAAGTGAAATAAGTGGAGGGAGACAACGATAGATTAATTGTGAAATAAACGAATAGATAAGTAATGTTTAAAACCTgtgtgttaaatttaaataataatgtgttaGAGTCATTATGTAGCGTCGTGCCAAATatcgcttttataaataaataagtaacaaaTGTAGTTATCTCAGACATTACACTACATacgtacatttaaatttttaaaagatattttggtgaattgtaaaaaaaaaatgttttaaggtACTATAACTTACTAGTGCGCCATTCTGctatattttttcaatgttaCCTATTCAAAAATTCAGACAAGAATCAATTGCGCTAAAACGTCCGTATGTTtttaaattcagaaaaatatatacctacctactgtTAAGAATttgcttaaaaattatttgtgaaCGGATATTTTTgcgtaagtaaaaaaaaaaaacaattttagacatttatcattaaaaataatgttatgtgATGTGATGTCTTAAGTGTTTTCTACCATGTGcctaaaatgttaattttgttgGCTGGCTTACAGAGTAGGTAAGGAGGTACTTTTACTCCCATCActacacacaaaaatattttgtttatttctgtataacatattaaattttattatttacattaaagctatttattattaagttaaatggaaaatttaaaaaaatatttattaaataaatgtttcgtttaagacaaaaaaataatatattaaaagttttacgTGAAAAActgtctttttatatataaaaacactaTTACATAATCCCTTTATTAGTATACAATTTTTACTATGTAGGTTTAGATTGATACTCGTTTACAAAAAAAGATGTATGCGGCGGGCACAGCGGACGCGGCCCACTAACACAGACTTTTCTTACCATCCTTTTCGTAGAAAGACACAGGCAACTAAGATCAAGTGAAAGCTGTTTATAAACCCATAAAGTCAACGTTTATTGCAATCCATACAGCTCATAGAAAATCAAGAATAACAAACAGTCCATTACTTCCGTAGCCACCTTTTACGAGGTCGTATAAACGCATGCCGTTCAGGTACACCATAACATATGAAATATACGGATGAATTTTCTAAACATTACACAATAAGCAAGTAGCACAAGAGGAAAATGATAAGCacctttgtatatttaaaagggTTTACATATCTGTATGCGGAGTTACACCAGTTAGCATTACAGAAACACACTCTATATTCTGCACCAGCAAGTCTGAAATCAATAAACGtagtactatatatatatatatatatatatatatattaataattaatcgttttaaaaagtacttgtaCTTTACGTAAGTAAAAAGAGACAGTACTTAGGTAGCTAGACACTAAAAGTTTTGtgaataaacttatttttatatttcaacacTAGCTGATATCGAAGTTTTTCTGCTtagcttattattatgtttatatttatacatatgtattaccTAGGCACTAAAATTTATACCTCattcttaaatttttaacatagtGATTATTGGTtcggtatgtttttttttaaaccttaaGTAAACTAATTTATGTTTCACATTAAACGCGACATTACCCAATGTTAAAGCGTATCTTTATcacttattataaactagcgatccgccccggtttcgcacggttgcaaaaactatcagtgttcctctactatattaagcatataatatacatataaaccttcttctggaatcactttatttactaaagaaaaccatatcaaaatccgttgcgtagttttgaAGATCtaacatacagacagcgggaagcgacttgaACAGCTTGACTATGTCATGAAATGGTATTATAAGTACCTATTGCTATTTATTTGCTTCTATCCTTGCTTGGGAGATCTTAAATTACGTAAACTCGTTGGCCCCAAACGTTATCATTTTCACTGAGATAAGCTCCAATTTTTACTTCACATAAGTGATCCTCACCTAACAGTTGGTCAGTTATATGCTATTTTAgtttagttaatttaatataaatgtacatatcATATCAGAACTaagtaattttcaaaactaatCAATTCCACTTTTTTAATAATGGAAATGACCACTTTTGAAAATTACCTCCTCAATCACAACGTTGCCTATATTATTGCACTTGCCGTTCATATTTACAAGTCATCGCTCTGGTTGGCGTTGTCATAGCTCTTGGAAAAGGGTCTTCAGAGTTTATTTGGTAACATCCTCGTTGAACAATCCAGTGATGTCTGGCACGAGCTGTCCAAGATCGCACGAAGCACATTGAATTATCTGTATtgaatagttaaaataaataaaaaagtagatataaaaataagtaataataattaacgcttCACACTCTATATCCTCCTGTAAGGTCGAAAGTATCCGGTGTCTGGAAAACAAATCCAAGACTAAGACAT includes:
- the LOC123656004 gene encoding uncharacterized protein LOC123656004 yields the protein MPRKKQQSKEETLAKAKIARPKRYAKIQAEPILYALKNEKEQLENKIPIFLKHEGTRRWQFAAVKDLKEHLKGNEAIIHIDFSENYALKYGSEVPAFHFGGSAAITCGAKRQVSKLSVLDVLYADDVCLMADSIESLQAYGGLLTHVVLQQPARGCLADQSAINLDGSALEEVPYFKYLGSRLKHDNTLESEIPARIAGAAAAFGKLKSRVWNSHDLKLQTKILVYKAIVLPTLLYASKTWCFYKADIKKLDKFHLKCLRSILRIKWQDRISNTEVLRRTADYRRQSSILSFQTENEYKAGNTFAIKTCEKRNLVACHIPTESWESLARQRPKWRRTIHKSVDRFESARLEELDAKRQKQSKMLLHPILLFLIFVKAESGRIGKLSKQPTNASHLTENLNLNGIASILSPRMDFDQWKPLTGRGDPLRNDPTYDYEPPILEKVHYWADEIHSQREKYPEKKSEVLVLGVSSRKPSAAARPVPPVRRLPPPPKFPSKYEDFSYKFSDHYPMTILVPPPPPPHDYQHAHFVEDKLLLHTTPPKQHDTTVTFKDTTTSPEILSSFALQESNLIYQSSTTKQNWYNNYNKTTNLPNNTVSSDYAGWGPTTPFDDINEAHNIISYTDSYNNDITKQTLSYYKPVLSEAPPPPQASSHFVALPTFLPTVLPPTLFTVGNIRSTLQPTEATSEMSTDAITSYIETSTENVNDVFAQTTEESLPKIKPNIIDMLGSMISMPMVTDPNRPEDNLYAHASDSIHIYKSPPAEDSINLEVMQTMQPPPPVKSSESSTAPPRKQFQFNPHILNNLLNEKPMTHTHDPYLHMRFTTPISTTLKISQNIKPTTEAPSIPSYLIIQGHSKVKTYGSKPKPDNSGTQNEISDPNETNEVKHLHPLKDKDTKKSDKNKINRVSRAQNLKSLIDIGLGSIEIQETDLGIKYDVSDGSEVPVEIYKKGIIIDSDENNYSNKIQEEKRSKR